One segment of Micromonospora parathelypteridis DNA contains the following:
- the pseI gene encoding pseudaminic acid synthase: MTATIKIGPHVVGAGERPFVVAEMSGNHNGDLNRALAIVDAVAESGAHALKLQTYRPDTITIDVDTPAFRISSGHELWGGENLYRLYERAHTPYEWHAPIFERARERGLTVFSSPFDATAVELLESLDAPAYKIASSELVDLPLIRLVASTGKPMVISTGMATVAEIDAAVRTARDGGAAGIVLLACTASYPAPPADSNLRRLPVLAGAFDVPVGLSDHTPGIGVAVASVALGACFIEKHVTLDRADGGVDSDFSLNPAELAALVAESGRAYAALGGTAIGPTPAEQEGLRFRRSLFVVEDVRAGDPVTAQNVRSIRPAGGLPPVEIDRVLGRTFATDVPRGTPLSWDLI; the protein is encoded by the coding sequence ATGACGGCGACAATCAAGATCGGACCGCACGTGGTCGGTGCCGGGGAGCGACCGTTCGTGGTCGCCGAGATGTCCGGCAACCACAACGGCGATCTGAACCGGGCGCTGGCCATCGTCGACGCGGTGGCCGAGAGCGGTGCGCACGCGCTGAAGCTCCAGACGTACCGGCCGGACACCATCACGATCGACGTCGACACCCCGGCGTTCCGGATCTCCAGCGGGCACGAGCTGTGGGGCGGGGAGAACCTGTACCGCCTCTACGAGCGCGCGCACACCCCGTACGAGTGGCACGCCCCGATCTTCGAGCGGGCCCGCGAACGTGGCCTGACCGTCTTCTCGTCGCCGTTCGACGCCACCGCCGTGGAGCTGCTGGAGTCGCTGGACGCGCCCGCGTACAAGATCGCCTCTTCGGAGCTGGTCGACCTGCCGCTGATCCGGCTCGTGGCCAGCACCGGCAAGCCGATGGTGATCTCCACGGGGATGGCGACGGTCGCCGAGATCGACGCCGCGGTGCGCACCGCCCGTGACGGAGGCGCGGCGGGCATCGTCCTGCTGGCCTGCACCGCGTCCTACCCGGCTCCGCCGGCCGACAGCAACCTGCGCCGGCTTCCGGTGCTGGCCGGCGCGTTCGACGTGCCGGTCGGGCTCTCCGACCACACGCCCGGCATCGGGGTGGCGGTCGCCTCGGTGGCGCTCGGCGCCTGCTTCATCGAGAAGCACGTCACCCTGGACCGGGCCGACGGCGGTGTCGACTCGGACTTCTCCCTGAACCCGGCCGAGCTCGCGGCCCTGGTCGCCGAGTCCGGTCGCGCGTACGCGGCGCTCGGTGGCACCGCGATCGGCCCGACCCCGGCCGAGCAGGAGGGGCTGCGGTTCCGCCGTTCCCTCTTCGTGGTCGAGGACGTCCGCGCCGGTGACCCGGTGACAGCGCAGAACGTGCGGTCGATCCGGCCCGCCGGCGGCCTGCCGCCCGTGGAGATCGACCGGGTGCTGGGCCGCACCTTCGCCACCGACGTCCCGCGCGGGACCCCCCTCAGCTGGGACCTGATCTGA